The Burkholderia lata genome contains a region encoding:
- a CDS encoding Mut7-C RNAse domain-containing protein produces MATATFRFHDELNAFLPRAQRDRAFGHACARDATLKHAIEALGVPHTEIGRLCVNDAPATLDRPLDDGDRVEAFPERAQPAANGATVPPSAHWRFAADAHLGGLAQLLRLAGFDTCYDNHYRDDELAALAAREGRIVLTRDRELLKRRAVERGCYLHALQPADQLRELFERLDLAPHMRPFRLCLRCNAPLHPLDAAAAAPRVPAGVRLRHRRFAACDVCRRVFWEGSHWRRMRTVVDAMRAPPPPAPAGEREA; encoded by the coding sequence ATGGCGACCGCGACCTTCCGCTTCCACGACGAACTGAACGCCTTTCTCCCGCGCGCCCAGCGCGACCGCGCGTTCGGGCATGCGTGTGCGCGTGACGCGACGCTGAAGCACGCGATCGAGGCGCTCGGCGTCCCGCATACCGAAATCGGCCGGCTGTGCGTGAACGACGCGCCGGCCACGCTCGACCGGCCGCTCGACGACGGCGACCGGGTCGAAGCCTTTCCGGAACGCGCGCAGCCGGCGGCGAACGGAGCCACCGTGCCGCCATCGGCGCATTGGCGCTTCGCTGCCGACGCGCATCTCGGCGGCCTCGCGCAGCTGCTGCGCCTCGCGGGTTTCGACACCTGCTACGACAACCACTACCGTGACGACGAACTCGCGGCGCTCGCCGCGCGAGAGGGCCGGATCGTGCTGACCCGTGACCGCGAGCTGCTCAAGCGGCGCGCGGTCGAGCGCGGCTGCTACCTGCACGCGCTGCAGCCGGCCGACCAGCTGCGCGAACTGTTCGAGCGGCTCGATCTCGCTCCGCACATGCGGCCGTTCCGGCTGTGCCTGCGCTGCAATGCGCCGCTGCATCCGCTCGACGCGGCCGCGGCCGCGCCACGCGTGCCGGCCGGCGTCCGGCTGCGGCACCGGCGCTTCGCCGCGTGCGACGTGTGCCGGCGCGTGTTCTGGGAAGGCTCGCACTGGCGGCGCATGCGCACGGTGGTCGACGCGATGCGCGCGCCGCCGCCGCCAGCGCCGGCCGGCGAACGCGAGGCCTGA
- a CDS encoding NAD(P)-dependent oxidoreductase, whose translation MDLGFIGLGEMGQAIATNLLKAGHTVRVWNRSRERAEPLAAIGAQIVDTPADAFRGDAVFSMLADDAAARAIFDDALLAQAPRGLIHVNMATVSVALAESLAHAHASRGIHYVAAPVMGRPDVAAAARLTIMAGGPAEAIDRVQPLFDAIGQKTWRFGSLPQHANVAKIAANFTLASAIETLGEASALLGAHGVAMRDFLDVITGSVFPGPVYEGYGSMIAERHYEPARFKARLGLKDVRLALEAGDAVSVPLPVASVVRDNLLDALAHGGGEQDFAVLGEVALRRAGR comes from the coding sequence ATGGATCTCGGATTTATCGGGCTGGGTGAAATGGGGCAGGCAATCGCAACGAACCTGCTGAAGGCCGGGCACACGGTGCGGGTCTGGAACCGGTCGCGCGAGCGCGCCGAGCCGCTCGCGGCCATTGGCGCGCAGATCGTCGACACGCCGGCCGACGCGTTTCGCGGCGACGCGGTGTTCTCGATGCTCGCCGACGACGCCGCGGCGCGTGCGATCTTCGACGATGCGCTGCTCGCCCAGGCGCCGCGCGGCCTGATCCACGTGAACATGGCGACGGTGTCGGTCGCGCTGGCCGAATCGCTCGCGCACGCGCATGCGTCGCGCGGCATCCATTACGTCGCCGCGCCGGTGATGGGCCGGCCCGATGTCGCCGCCGCCGCACGCCTGACGATCATGGCGGGTGGCCCGGCCGAGGCGATCGACCGCGTGCAGCCGCTGTTCGACGCGATCGGCCAGAAGACCTGGCGGTTCGGGTCGCTGCCGCAGCATGCGAACGTCGCGAAGATCGCCGCGAACTTCACGCTCGCGTCGGCGATCGAGACGCTCGGCGAGGCCTCTGCATTGCTCGGCGCACACGGCGTCGCGATGCGCGATTTCCTCGACGTGATTACCGGCAGCGTGTTTCCGGGCCCCGTCTACGAAGGCTACGGCTCGATGATCGCCGAGCGGCACTACGAGCCCGCGCGCTTCAAGGCGCGCCTCGGGCTGAAGGACGTTCGCCTGGCGCTGGAAGCCGGTGACGCCGTGTCGGTGCCGCTGCCGGTCGCGAGCGTCGTGCGCGACAACCTGCTCGACGCGCTCGCGCACGGCGGCGGCGAGCAGGATTTCGCGGTACTCGGCGAAGTCGCGCTGCGCCGCGCGGGCCGCTGA
- a CDS encoding efflux RND transporter periplasmic adaptor subunit gives MPDHNLDKLKIDRRPLAPAPRRRRWLRYAVAAAVVIGAIVAGLALTGRPAVETTAVTSAYPYQNDTQLNATGYVVPQRKAAVASKGQGRVEWLGVLEGTRVKKDEIIARLESRDVEASLAQALAQVKVARANLGVEQAELKDAEIALRRTSVLAPKGAVPAAQLDTDTARVNKARASVNSDQAAITSAEANAQAAQVAVDQTVIRAPFDGIVLAKHANVGDNITPFSSASDSKGAVVTIADMDTLEVEADVAESNIAKIRAEQPCEIQLDALPDTRFAGRVSRIVPTVDRSKATVLVKVRFVDRDDRVLPDMSAKIAFLSKPASAQDRQPVTAVQASAVVERDGRPVVFVVKDDTVRAVGVTRGERIGELIAIRGVKPGDTVVLAPDAKLKDGAKVTVAKK, from the coding sequence TTGCCCGATCACAATCTGGACAAACTGAAGATCGACCGGCGTCCGCTCGCACCGGCACCCCGCCGGCGCCGGTGGCTCCGCTATGCGGTCGCCGCCGCGGTCGTCATCGGCGCGATCGTCGCCGGCCTCGCGCTCACCGGCCGGCCGGCCGTCGAAACCACCGCCGTCACGTCCGCCTACCCGTACCAGAACGACACGCAGCTCAATGCGACCGGCTACGTCGTGCCGCAGCGCAAGGCCGCGGTCGCGTCGAAGGGCCAGGGACGCGTCGAATGGCTCGGCGTGCTCGAAGGCACGCGCGTGAAGAAAGATGAGATCATCGCCCGCCTCGAAAGCCGTGACGTCGAGGCCTCGCTGGCACAGGCGCTCGCACAGGTGAAGGTCGCCCGCGCCAACCTCGGCGTCGAGCAGGCCGAACTGAAGGACGCCGAGATCGCGTTGCGCCGCACCTCGGTGCTCGCGCCCAAGGGCGCCGTGCCGGCCGCGCAGCTCGACACCGACACGGCCCGCGTGAACAAGGCGCGCGCGTCGGTCAACAGCGACCAGGCCGCCATCACGTCCGCCGAAGCCAACGCGCAAGCCGCGCAGGTCGCGGTCGACCAGACGGTGATCCGCGCCCCGTTCGACGGCATCGTGCTCGCGAAGCACGCGAACGTCGGCGACAACATCACGCCGTTCTCGTCCGCATCGGACAGCAAGGGTGCGGTCGTGACGATTGCCGACATGGACACGCTCGAGGTCGAGGCCGACGTCGCCGAATCGAACATCGCGAAGATCCGCGCCGAGCAGCCGTGCGAGATCCAGCTCGACGCGCTGCCCGACACGCGCTTCGCGGGCCGCGTGTCGCGCATCGTGCCGACCGTCGACCGCTCGAAGGCCACCGTGCTCGTGAAAGTACGCTTCGTCGACCGCGACGACCGCGTGCTGCCCGACATGAGCGCGAAGATCGCGTTCCTGTCGAAGCCCGCGTCGGCGCAGGACCGGCAGCCCGTGACGGCCGTGCAGGCAAGCGCGGTCGTGGAACGCGACGGCCGGCCGGTCGTGTTCGTCGTGAAGGACGACACCGTGCGCGCCGTGGGCGTGACGCGGGGCGAGCGGATCGGCGAACTCATCGCGATCCGCGGCGTGAAGCCCGGCGACACGGTCGTGCTCGCGCCGGACGCGAAGCTGAAGGACGGCGCGAAAGTGACCGTCGCGAAGAAGTAG
- a CDS encoding LysE family translocator, producing MNLHTWWLFVATVFVVSAIPGPNMLLVMTHGARHGLRRSTWTMAGCLTALVLMLSVSAAGLGAVLEAWPAMFNTLRFAGAAYLIYLGVKAWRARVDDEQPAADVDAVSRQAAPASRGTLFRNGFLVAGSNPKAILFAAALLPQFINAAEPTLPQFGMLVVTFAVIEVSWYFVYASFGTRIGATLKSQSVAKIFNRLTGGLFVGFGAMMALVRH from the coding sequence ATGAACTTGCATACGTGGTGGCTTTTCGTGGCGACGGTGTTCGTCGTGTCGGCGATTCCGGGCCCGAACATGCTGCTGGTGATGACGCACGGCGCGCGGCACGGGCTGCGGCGTTCGACGTGGACGATGGCCGGTTGCCTCACCGCGCTGGTGCTGATGCTGTCGGTGTCGGCGGCGGGCCTCGGCGCGGTGCTCGAAGCCTGGCCGGCGATGTTCAACACGTTGCGCTTCGCGGGTGCGGCCTACCTGATCTACCTCGGTGTGAAGGCGTGGCGTGCACGCGTCGATGACGAGCAGCCGGCCGCCGACGTCGACGCCGTGTCGCGCCAGGCCGCACCGGCATCGCGCGGGACGCTGTTCCGCAACGGTTTCCTGGTCGCGGGCAGCAACCCGAAGGCGATCCTGTTCGCGGCCGCGCTGTTGCCGCAGTTCATCAACGCGGCCGAGCCGACGCTGCCGCAGTTCGGCATGCTCGTCGTCACGTTCGCGGTGATCGAGGTGAGCTGGTATTTCGTCTACGCGTCGTTCGGCACGCGCATCGGCGCGACGTTGAAGAGCCAGAGCGTGGCGAAGATCTTCAACCGGCTGACGGGCGGGCTGTTCGTCGGCTTCGGCGCGATGATGGCGCTGGTCCGTCACTGA
- a CDS encoding MFS transporter, whose amino-acid sequence MNCPANPCPAAARPPVSAPAGPPPALSAGMTLFFAATVGVIVMDLFAAQPLTGPISTDLHLPPGLTGLVAMLPQLGYAAGLVLLVPLVDLLENRRLIVTTLAACAAALALPAFTRSGTVFLLATLVAGAASSVIQMLVPMAASMAPEAQRGRAVGNVMSGLMLGILLSRPLASLIAGSAGWRGFYVLAALANAAIAVVLALRLPSRTPSITAGYRTLLASMGRLLADEPILRRHALSAALAMAAFSAFWTAVGLRLAQPPFGLDLHGIALFAFAGASGAIVTPLAGRAGDRGHGPVAQRIAHGTMLVALVVLGIAGAGWFGFDAHMHRGPALALLAGGAALLDAGVIVDQTIGRREINLLNPAARGRLNGLFVGLFFIGGALGAVLAGTAWAWGGWSAVCGVGFAFAGAATVFGLTAGRGAGAAALTRPRA is encoded by the coding sequence ATGAACTGCCCTGCCAACCCTTGCCCCGCCGCCGCTCGCCCGCCCGTCAGCGCGCCCGCCGGCCCGCCGCCCGCGCTCAGCGCGGGCATGACGCTGTTCTTCGCCGCGACGGTCGGCGTGATCGTGATGGACCTGTTCGCCGCGCAGCCGCTGACGGGCCCGATCAGCACCGACCTGCACCTGCCGCCCGGCCTGACCGGCCTCGTCGCGATGCTGCCGCAGCTCGGCTACGCCGCCGGGCTCGTGCTGCTCGTCCCGCTCGTCGACCTGCTCGAGAACCGTCGCCTGATCGTCACGACGCTGGCCGCGTGCGCAGCCGCGCTCGCACTGCCGGCGTTCACGCGGTCGGGCACCGTATTCCTGCTGGCGACGCTCGTGGCCGGCGCCGCGTCGAGCGTGATCCAGATGCTCGTGCCGATGGCCGCGTCGATGGCGCCCGAGGCGCAGCGCGGCCGCGCGGTCGGCAACGTGATGAGCGGGCTGATGCTCGGCATCCTGCTGTCCCGGCCGCTCGCGAGCCTGATCGCGGGCTCGGCCGGCTGGCGCGGGTTCTACGTGCTGGCCGCGCTCGCGAACGCCGCAATCGCCGTCGTGCTCGCGCTGCGCCTGCCGTCGCGCACGCCGTCGATCACGGCCGGCTACCGCACGCTGCTCGCGTCGATGGGACGCCTGCTGGCCGACGAGCCGATACTGCGCCGGCATGCGTTGTCGGCCGCGCTGGCGATGGCCGCGTTCAGCGCATTCTGGACCGCGGTCGGGCTGCGGCTCGCGCAGCCGCCGTTCGGCCTCGACCTGCACGGCATTGCGCTGTTCGCGTTCGCCGGCGCCAGCGGTGCAATCGTCACGCCGCTCGCGGGCCGCGCCGGCGACCGCGGCCACGGCCCGGTCGCGCAGCGGATCGCGCACGGCACGATGCTCGTGGCGCTCGTCGTGCTCGGGATCGCGGGTGCCGGCTGGTTCGGCTTCGACGCGCACATGCATCGCGGCCCCGCGCTCGCGCTGCTGGCCGGCGGCGCGGCGCTGCTCGATGCGGGCGTCATCGTCGACCAGACGATCGGCCGCCGCGAGATCAACCTGCTGAACCCGGCCGCGCGCGGCCGCCTGAACGGGCTGTTCGTCGGGCTGTTCTTCATCGGCGGCGCGCTCGGCGCGGTGCTCGCCGGCACCGCGTGGGCCTGGGGCGGGTGGAGTGCGGTATGCGGTGTGGGGTTTGCGTTCGCCGGCGCGGCCACCGTCTTCGGGCTCACGGCCGGACGCGGGGCCGGCGCTGCCGCGTTGACGCGCCCGCGTGCCTAG